The Hordeum vulgare subsp. vulgare chromosome 7H, MorexV3_pseudomolecules_assembly, whole genome shotgun sequence DNA window TGCAACATCcccgaactaaacatattcaagttcgtcatcatttcattcatgatcatgttggcaAAGGAGGTATTGATCTCAAGCATGTTTGTACCGACAAACAATTGGCCGATATTtttaccaagccacttgatgagaaagtgttttgtcacttgaggagtgagttgaacatcattgatgcttcaaacttgagctagactcactcggatgcgtgcaaagggcatgagcttactttACTATTCCATGATATCATTGAGATGATATTATTTTATACCTTggaaaaactatgctcccttgtattgcatataacctattgtaggtacttggaggaactacacttcacaagattgccatcaactcacaccaaaatcaatcttggcatggccaagtatcaacgacTCTTTCTTTGAGGATGAAGAAAGAAGACAActtaaatcatatccttgacaactatttgttgaataaattcactcttgtcatggatatattatggtcttccttgcatgactacctCATGTAGGTGAGAAGTGAACCAAAACAAGAAGGATaggtcccaactcaagatgatcttcatcaacattgagtatcCACAACAAGTttacctacatgccacgtcatcaacatcattcaaaggtatgtattcatatccttgataaagctttactccaagtcatgaggtaaaccaactcaagtgatatgaagacattaaaatgcttaacgaAAAATAGTAATCCCATTTTGAAATTAAGTATGAGTATGACGTaacgatcaagcattcttgcttggctcctcaagtcaatatattctaatataggtgacctagtcaccgacaATCATCTAGATGAAGCTTATTGTATGGTTCATATTTTAGTTGCATGCTTTTTTGGAACCATTCAATCCTCGTCTTTTCGAAAATTTCTtgcaaacatttttgaaaattccttgcaaatatttttgaaaattcctTGAAAATCTTTTGAACATTTTCTAAGAACATTGGCCAAAACTTTCTGAAAGTCTTCATTGTCAAAATGGCCAAGGATTTTTGTTTGACAAGTAACCCCATATTGTCAAGTAGTTAAGTTtctatttgtaactcggtccctcTGAACTGGGAAAATCGGTCTCACCAACGTTGCAGATATACTGCCAAGAGCTTCTTTGGCATCACCAATATGAACCTCTTCGGCTGCACTGATTTCTCCTAGAGCCCTAAGATCATTTGCGGTTCTACCGATTCACTTTGCCTCGGAGTCTCTGAATGTTGCTACCACTTGATGTTCTCTGTATTTATCTCAACTTTTTCAAAGGTGAGGAATAAATAtcaaaggggagaaatatcaaggaTCGCTTACTCTCAAGGAACCCTTACCCTCTAACCCTTTTGGAAATTAATaccaagggggagaaatatcaaagcttatgCTTACCCAAAGGGGGGGAAATATTCCAGGGAGATAAACATCAAGCTCACCCAAAGGGGGAGTAACACTACATTAAGGGGGAAAGAGAGTTTACTTGTCttagtttattttcctttttgtatTGGACTTGcttcaccctacctactcccaatatttaCATGctgagattcagggggagaggagaaACAAATGTTCACACTTAGGGGAAGAAATTTCTAAATgtccttggagacatatctatcctaACAAATAGGAAGAGAAATATCAATTATCAAATGCTATTCTCAATatgtcttccatgtcttggtactattgaagccctttgcatctttacaatagaatactcttgtgttatctaacaattgttttctcaagtgtgttcctactgttaagatgctcaagaactccaaggtaagtatatgcatcatatccttgtttaggatgatctcttgtttcttgcacatacggTTTGCAAGAGTGGGTCTTGAACATGGAGACATTTCATTCAAATATgtctgatgcatatagccaaggtaCACATGACTTATCATGTcccttctactatgtgtgtggccatgcattccaaagcaactatccattaaaaaggggattgcacacatttagggggagcttgtttaGTCATTTATCCTTCAAAGCTATCTTATTATActgcctatctttatttgaagcttcgattatatgttgtcaccaattaccaaaaagggggagactgaaagcacatatgctccctgggtggttttgataattcttgACAGCATACATTGTCTATTGGACTAATAGCTCTACCTAGATTATTTCAGATATAGTCCACAAACAGGATTGGCTAagtattgtgaggagaagccccaaggaatgaaaggaataggattggacaagcttcaagcttcaagattctacattttacattttgtgAGAACTCACATTTGAGTctgtaggaaagccaatactattagaagggTATGAGGTGTCTATGATGATCTAGTTGCTCATGTTCTTACATATTAGCCACGAGAAATACTCATGaacttctcccacaaatattttgtCCAAACCCCAAAGTAAAATTCGGTGCCACTAATATTTCCAAATCGGGCCTACCAAGTTTTAACCTAGACAGATCCTATATCGAACCCTAACATCTCGCTACCACCAAAGTTTGGTTTTCGTCTGACCGGAAAAGTGACCAACTCCCTCGATAGCCATTTGCTAAATCTGAATCTCCGAGTTTTGCAAATCGGTGTCAACGAGTTTGGGTAACTGACTAAGCGAGCCAAAATCAAACACTTCGGGATTtacatatcggtctcaccgaaaagcctaaagttgccacattttgcactagtcagtgcaaccgagtttttacttcggtttcatcgagttggtcaataatgttgtaatggttggatttttggagatgcctatatatacccctccacctgcctctcattcgcagaggcaGCACTCAAaacgaaccaacacttgccctatccattttctgagagagagccacctactcatgtgttgaggtcAAGATATTCCAAACGTACCAtatgcctccccaagttgctttccacccaatcaatctcttctacccaagccaaatctgtgagagagtgactgagtgttgaggagactatcttttgaagcacaagagcaaggagttcgtcatactaccacatctattaccttttgaagaatggtgtctcctagattagttaggtgtcgcttgggagcctccgactttgtgtgaagttgaaccaaaaagtttgtaagggcaaggagattgcctacctcGTGAAGATTTACCCGGAGTGAGGTTAGTCCTTCGTGGAAGTAAGTCATGgtagaatagacaaggttgcttcttcgtgcaccctttgtgggtggagccctgtgtggactcgcgcagtcattaccctccgtgggttgaagtcttcaccAACGTgaacatacgatagcaccacctatcggaaccgcgCTAAAAACTCCATGTCAACTTGGTGTTTGATCTCTACCCCTTactttcatgtgcatgtctttactttccgttgctaaAGTCCGCCAACCATTAAAACTGGGAAAATGTTAGGTTTtaattttgtcaagtagtctattcacccccccccccctctagacatcccttctagtgatcccacagatGTACTACCCCTCAAAGGGGAGGaatttcggtaacacatcctcgtcttcgtcggctccacttgtggttacttctcacCTTTACTTGGTGAAAGTATTTATTGTGTAGTAtcctttgtttgcttgcttgtgttgttTTTGACATCATATAGGctgttcacctagttgcatatctacacAACCATTTTGTTGCTAACCTTAATTTGATTAAAAGAGCTAAAAATTAATAGTTGCCTATGCATCCCCCTCCCCCCATAGGCAACTCAAATCTTGGTGGAGAAGCATCTCAGCCCCCAACATTTCAAATCGAAAGGAGATGACCTCCCTAACCATGTTTGTGTGCTCGTCTCTCTAGGGTGAACGAAATACTCATGGCTTCCGAAAGAAATCAACGCCACCATACTACATCCTCAAGCTTATCAAGGAAGCTAAGATTTGGGCCGTGAGAGGAGACAAACAATTGGGTAATTTGATGTCACAAGAGTAGAAGCCTTTCCTTTTGTATGTTTGATGTCGTTGTGCTCTCCTTTGAGCAGTAACTTTGTAAGCCCTCTCCCTCGAAAAAAGAAAACTCTATAAACCCTCTCTTGTAATTAAGGAAATTGATTAAAAGCAGTCGGCTGATTACAGCGCGGCGTAAGCCTCCTTGGACGTGCGACACGCGTCCCGGTCAGGACCCGCATACCACTTCTGCACCCCGTCCTTATCCGCACACGGGACGCCTCAACAGGATGTCTCGTCCACTCGTGATTGACACAGCTCTCCCGTAGCTCCACAATGCATCTCTTCCCGGTGGATGCTCTTCCACTAGCTCCTGCCCCATCTCTTTTTCTCACCAGTGAAATCAGAAGCCCGCTGCTTACGCCGCTGCAAGCCGCATGTGGACGTCGGTGCAGTCGTGCACGGGGGTCACTGGCACTGCAATGGGAGGTTGCGCAGTGATGCTGCACCCAGCGCGACGGCGGTGTAGTGGAGCGCTCGTCAACGGCTCCCCTGTGTTGCGATGTAGCGCTCGCCGACGGCCCAGAGCTGCGATGATGCTGCAATGAAGCTTCACCTGCAGCTGTAGTGGAGCTTCACCAACGGCTTCAATGAAGCTTCACTGGCGGCCTGGAGCTGCGATGGAGCCCATGGTGCTATTGTGGAGAGCGCTTTGCGGCGACGGTGCAGCATAGCTATGCCATGGGTTGGCTGTCGGGAGCGTTGGAACTCCGACGATGCTGCCTTGAAGCTGTTGGAAGCACCGTCAGTGTTGCGATGAAGCAACACCGGGCCATCGGAAGCATAGCAGGTGTTGCAATGGAGCTTCACCGAACGCCGAGGTGCGCTGCGTTGAACCTGTCGTGCGACCTACTACTATCATGGTGTTGTTGTAATCCATCGACCACTATCAGGCACATCAAGAAATCATCCTGCTGATTCGTAGCGGTGGCCTTTAATTAATAAACAAGGCAAAAGATAAATAAAGCGATTGCTCATGAACGCAACAAAAGGATCTTTTCTGATGGATTCTATCATTGCCGTACCACTACAGTTTAGAAGACCTATTGGACAGTACTCTGACATCTACGATGCACATCTAGAGTCAGACTCAGGAGCGGGCTGCAGTTCAAAGACTCGACTAAACTGATCTAAGTTTCCATGGAATTTGGTTGCCCACATCCGTACCGAAATGACAGAACATAATCAGCCTTGTTTCAACGGTGCTCATCTCCTAGCTTTTAAGCTACAATATGCTTGCTAGTTGCTACCCATGGAACACCTCCTGGGTTTCGGACCTGTACACAGCATCAGCTTTCGTTCTGCAGTCTGGTCTGATCTTGCAGAAACAGCAGCTGAAGAGCCCCTTGCGAGGCCGCGGAGCTCTCTGCTTGTCGTGTGGCTGGGATTTCCGAGAGGGGGCGCAcgaaccacatggtagaacctcaGAGAAACAGCCACCGCAGCGACGACCTTTGAATTCGTAGACCTTTGGTATGTGCTCTCCAGCTTTCGAGGCGACATTCCCTGTAGTGGATGCTTCAGGAATGACAGAGATCTTCTGGTAGCTCAGGATCCTCGACTCCGCATCTCCCGTTTCGCTATCTGCACCGTGAAGGCATCCCAGGATGCGAGATGCTTTCTCCTTGGGTTGCCCTGGGAGCGGTGGCGAAGGGCACTCCCTTCTGGATGAAGCTACGGTTCTGCAGTCCGTGGCGACTGGATTCTGCGCCTGTTGATCTTCTCTGGATTGCATGACCAGGCTGACCGACGAATTCTTGGATACAGTCCTGTTGCTGATGGAGATTGGAGAAAGATTGATCCTGATGTCCACGTTGCACTTGAGCAAATTCTGCAGAGAAACAACAAGTGGCATCCAGAAGCTCTCTGATGTTGGTACCTCCTCAGGATGACAGAATTGTAGCTCAGCAACTGCCACACCTGTAGTCCAAAGATAAAAAGCATTAAAATTGACTTCAAAGATCCTCAGTGTAGGCATGCAATGCTGATTGTTCACACTGAATGTCAAAGATAAGAGCTCTGAGCATGGTACACATGTGTTAAAAGGAACATGGTCTGGCCATGATGTATCATCTGATGATCAACACTAGTTTGTATTGACAGGTGCTAACATTTGTGACATGATGCATGTGTTCAGACAAACATGCGTTTTCTGGAATGCAGCGTTGAGCAATTGGCTGGataaagatgcatgatggatcaGCAGGAAACAGGGGCTATGTGAAGTACGAACATGACTTCATAAGATAGAATGACACATGAATCTTACTTCCGTAAAAGTTCCCACACAGTTATATCAATTACCTTGGGTTGTGTACAGGGATGAAAACTTTCCATCTTTCTGCAACAGATTATGAAGTGACTTAGATGTGCAGTTCTCAAGAGCCTTCATCCATATTGTCTCCAGTACATCTGGATCTCCTAAATTCATATCCAGACATCCAAGTTTGTTCTGGTAGCACAGATGAGAACTGGTATCTAAGCTTTCATCTTTCAGGGCAGCAGCCCCGTCGTCTGCATAATTAATAGCATGATTGTCAGTAAATAGACACAAGTGATCAGAGATTTGTTTCACAATGATATACTATATGAAGCACTGACATACTATTTTGGAAGTAACACAGCATGCCTTTTACAGACGTAGAATACCAGTTACCTGTTTGACTCTCTGTGAACATGCTTGAAACTGCAGTATCATCAAGGGCTTCTAGGCAGTAAGGCTCTCTCATATTGAACTGTAGCAGGGCGGCGGTGAGCCAAGTGGACTGGTTCTTTGTGGTTTTCaattgcttttcagtttcagaaaGTATTTCCAGCGCATTCCTAAGTTTGTGCACGTCCACCTCAGCAGCTGAGAAGTTGCACACGAGGTTAGATTGATTTGGAAATAACAGATCCATGGACACTGTAAGCTTAGATACACACATATAGGGATAATGCTAAGCTAGATAAATCATAAACAAAATAGCAGATCTGTGTGCCGCTATGTCTCGTGTAACTAGTTTGCCTCGGAAGGGAAGGGAACGTACATGTATTTTTGCCAATAACTTTCCTAACTTCTGAAGAATCTGAGGGGTGCTTCCCAGCTAAAATATCCATGATAAGATTTGCAAGCTGGGCTAATAGCTGCATGGGATCGACCTTCGAACTCAAAAGCTCCCTAGCCCTCCGGACAATGGTAGCAGCATCTGATGACATCGACAGATTaagaagatcaagcaactctTCATCTGAGACATCACCTATCTGCCAAAATAACTAGGGGTTATTTACAGGTTCTAAGAAGGAAAAAAGGATAACATATTTTCTGATGATATATATAAAGTTAGAAAGCTTGAGTAAATCAACTTACCAAGTCATATGTTACTGATTTGCTGATTCTTTTTCCTAGCAGAGTTAGTTGGTCAAGCATTTGGACTGCATCCCGAATGGAACCACTGGCCTTGCGAGCAAGAAGCTCCAGCGCTTCGACTTCAAACTCCATACCTTCTTTTGTGCAGATCTGGCTCAACCGGTGGACAATCTCTGTGTCGTCTATCTTGCAAAACCTATAGCTCTGGCACCATCCAGCAGAGTTGTTTGGTAGTTTATCGATGTCGGACGTTATCATGACAAATATTGAGCTCGCAGGGATCCCTTCAAGGCTGCTGTAGATGGAGTACCATCCCTCCTTATCCATATGTTGGCAATCATCTACAATAAGTACCTTGAAGTGCGAAGAAGCAGGAACTTCACAGGCATTCCTGAGCAAGACAGCAACCCTAGATTTGCAATCCAGTTTGGAAGCATCAACCTCAACCACACTGCTGCTGTTTCCTGAGAATATGACCACGCATTCCTCGCAGTGCCCACAAGGTTGGTTCCCACCTGGAGAGAGGCAATTCAGCGCCGCTGCGAATACTCTAGCCGCGGATGTCTTGCCAATGCCGTGCTGACCATGGAGGAGATAGATTGGAGCAAGTTTTCCTTGAGAAACAGCATTTGAAAGAGACTGTGCAACAACATTCTGTCCAGCCAGCTCAGAGAAAGACTTCGGCCGGTACTTCTGGAGCAAGCTTCTCGCGCCTTCCTGGGGCTCACTCCGACCGAGCTCTTCCCCTTCGATCACCAGAGAGAAAGCCCTGTCCTTGGCCGCCCTCGACATCCCGGAGATCGCAGAGCA harbors:
- the LOC123408728 gene encoding protein STICHEL-like 2; amino-acid sequence: MIEGRRHSVDIPISRALVAVMRSRSLRDPDTNSLAKYSAKKTIWEGCSLEEDDVEASNYGRHSFSYNMYDHVQRRREEFGGRLANSPINIIKANARVKAALHNQNCCSAISGMSRAAKDRAFSLVIEGEELGRSEPQEGARSLLQKYRPKSFSELAGQNVVAQSLSNAVSQGKLAPIYLLHGQHGIGKTSAARVFAAALNCLSPGGNQPCGHCEECVVIFSGNSSSVVEVDASKLDCKSRVAVLLRNACEVPASSHFKVLIVDDCQHMDKEGWYSIYSSLEGIPASSIFVMITSDIDKLPNNSAGWCQSYRFCKIDDTEIVHRLSQICTKEGMEFEVEALELLARKASGSIRDAVQMLDQLTLLGKRISKSVTYDLIGDVSDEELLDLLNLSMSSDAATIVRRARELLSSKVDPMQLLAQLANLIMDILAGKHPSDSSEVRKVIGKNTSAEVDVHKLRNALEILSETEKQLKTTKNQSTWLTAALLQFNMREPYCLEALDDTAVSSMFTESQTDDGAAALKDESLDTSSHLCYQNKLGCLDMNLGDPDVLETIWMKALENCTSKSLHNLLQKDGKFSSLYTTQGVAVAELQFCHPEEVPTSESFWMPLVVSLQNLLKCNVDIRINLSPISISNRTVSKNSSVSLVMQSREDQQAQNPVATDCRTVASSRRECPSPPLPGQPKEKASRILGCLHGADSETGDAESRILSYQKISVIPEASTTGNVASKAGEHIPKVYEFKGRRCGGCFSEVLPCGSCAPSRKSQPHDKQRAPRPRKGLFSCCFCKIRPDCRTKADAVYRSETQEVFHG